The Ipomoea triloba cultivar NCNSP0323 chromosome 4, ASM357664v1 DNA segment GGATGTGAAGACCAACAAGGAGGTTCAACAGCTGGGGAGGTACTGTGTGGAGGAGTATAACAAGGGCCTCAAGCAGAAAAAGCAGGGGACTGGGAGGTTGTTGAGCTTCTCGGAGGTGGTCAAGGCGGAGAAGCAGGTGGTGAACGGAATCAAGTACTACCTCCGCATCTCCGCCTCCACCGCCGTCGGCGAAGCCAACACTTTCGACGCCGTAGTCGTGGTCAAGCCCTGGGCCAAATCTAAGGAGTTGCTCTCCTTTGCACCCGCTACACCGTCAAAGTAAAGCAGCACCACTTCCGTCGTGATTATCCaatgagatatatatacaaaatgcaAAATAGTTGTGCTGTGGTTTGCTATAAGGAATTAAAATAATGCATAAAACCTTAAATTTTGATGATCCGCTATTTGAAGACAGTGTCTTTGAATTCTGTTGTCATATATCAGATTTTGCcgtgaatttaatttaattttacgtTGTTAATTCTCCATCTCTTAtgctttaaattttatattcatgttattttcttgaaaaatgaaCTAAGAATGGAGCATTAAAAAATCCTTGGCGACCTGTTAATGGCGGCGGCTTTAGGAATTTCATTTGAGAAGTTGTAAGTTGTAAGCCACCTTCAAGTCATACTCTATCCTGTAAGCAAAAACTACAGGATATGCAGAGCGTGTGAGAATAGCACATATAAAGGTAGGAGAAGAGTAATTCCACCTGTCACCAACTTTTCTTGCAGAATAGCTTAAAGTGATCCCCAAGCACATCAACTAACCACCAAAGCCTTCAAAGCAGCTGGAAATGGTGAAACAATCGAACtattctgcaaaaaaaaaaaaaaaaaaaaaatacacaccaCCCTGTGCTATCAATAGAGCTCATAAGTTAGCGGGACACAACCAACGCCTACTTAGGCACACTTCAAAGGCAACTTGTTAACTTGCTCAGATGCTCTCAGTGTAAATAGATAGAACTCATTGATGGAGGATTTTGGTCCATGTTgatagataaatatatactatcataatCAATGTGACTGACAACATATCTAGACCATAATAAGTAGCTCTTTACATTCTTGTTTGTTATATCTACAGCCTCGGTATATTTTACTCCACATCTAACATCTAACGGTCATACGGGAATTCCTTATCATTCTCTATAACTTTGAAGGGCAGAGGATGTTGGCCGGAACAGTACAGATTCCACATCTTAAAATAAGCCCGCTCCAGATTCCTCACCCAGCGTTCTGTATCAAACAGAGGGCAAGTGATGCGTGCAACCTTTAGTCTATTGGTGAGATCCTGTAGTTTTGGGCGATCAAGTGCCAGTGATACTGCCTTCTCCTCGTACTCCTTCATACTGCATTGATAGAGTAAATAAAAACACCGTTTACAAATGTGGATACTAATCAGCAGCAACCAGATTAATTTCAACGCTAAAAAGgagacaaaaatatataaatagaagTAACAATATATACTTTGTCGCAATTGCACTATTACAGCCATGCAACATAGAGAGAATTGTGACATAGATTTCAGATACCCTTTTGTGTATTGATCAACAGATGAACCTCAATTAAAAGTAACTGAGGGATGAGTAGGATTATGGCAATAGATCATTTAAAAGTTAATATGATGGATAGAATCATTAGCAGAAAAAATTAATCAAGCGGTTAAAAATACCCACCTGTTGACAATCATCTCATCCCCTAGTCCTGTAGCCAAACACAGGGAACCAGCAACTCGTGTAGCCATTTTCTCAAGGGGTAGTGTCACCATTGGTAGCCCAGCCCAAAGAACATCTGTTCCAGTTGTGTGCGCATTGCACAACGGCCTATCCAGTGTAAAAATAGAGTTCAATGCCCATGTAGATAATGTATAAACTTGATGCCAAAAGGTTAAGGGAATTTTATACGTGTCAAGAAACAAATCTGCCAATGAACTGCGTCTTATATGCTCCTGTTTCATAGCAACATCAGTGAAAATTATTTGGTCTGGTTGTACACCTTGTGCAGCAGCATCTGTAAACAAATGTTTCAATTAGTTACTTCTTCAACCACATTATTGATTATCCCCACCTTTCTCACAATACAAGTAATTCATTTAATCACATACATGCACGAAGCCTCAGTTCACCCGCAGCTGGAAACCTGAGGAGCCAAAGTGCACTGTTTGGTACACGCTTGAGAATGTTGCACCTGCAAcagcattttttattttaaggggAACATTCATCAAAAAGTGAGCTAATACTAGACATCTTGGTTAATGATCCATCCAAATTACCAAGTTGTACAAATCTCTGGATCCATCTTGTAGAGCTGATTGAAACAAGCAAATATAAATTTATCCTCTGGAAGGCCATAATCTGAGCGTTTGGGTAGGCAGTCTGGATCTAGTACATCACAACTTTTCTATGAAATTGTAAAAAGAGATAATCAATGCATAAAGAATATAACAAACACAATTCTCCAAAAACATGCAAGGTCAGAAATCAGGATAAACTATTTACCTGCTTATAATCATTTACAAAATAACAATGAGGGAGATGGACAAGCTTCTCAGAGTAAATATGTGAGTATCGTGTAGGCGAAACAAACTACCAAggtcaaaataaaatagaaacatCAAAACACACAAAGTAAAgcatataacaaaaaattaaaaatggaattacAGAAAAACCTAAGCAGCCAAACAAAGAATAGCTAATGCAATTGCAGTAATACCTCATCAGTGaccaaataatgtatatatgttgCACCTGTAGTTCCAGGGAAACCCATGTATGAAACCTGGATTGGAGCAGGCTGCATGGCAAATATCTCATTTCTAGCCCCCTGCAGAGTATTGTTTTTAAGTAGGTCAAGGTTTAACAGTTGTCACTGACAAAAAAAGGACATAAAATTACCAGGCATCTTCACAAATTAAACATATGGTAATAGGCATCTATCTAAAGATGATAAATCTTTACAAGTGGAAACATGAAAAGACTAACATATAGACAAttagacacacacacaaataagaGGCACAGTAAAAGCCAAGCAAAGAAACAATTGGCAACATTTTATCACCTTGGTATAACCATTAAGATTTATAAGAATCTGTATTTGGTCTTCATTAATCATCCTTGCAATCATATCAGATGACATAGATGATACATCTTTAAAATGCTCAGCTTCTGACTGGATGCGCAACCTCCATTCAGTTCCATCATTAGGACTTAAAGCATAGCAGAAAACCTATGAATGAAAATGATGTTAGCTCCCTAGCGTGATTCAGAGACCTAGAATCTTAATCTGCCTCGTCATTACATGTGCTACTACTTTTACACACctcaacattttctttttcatgcaTTCCAAAGACGGAACCCATAAGATGTGACAGCGGATGATTTCCAAAATCACTGCTCACATACCTGAATGGCAAAATAAGAAGCTACATACAAGTCTTGTATATTCAAATCCTTTCACTATATAGTGCTTTAAAAGGATATGAGTAAGGAATTAAGGATACAGTAATATGCTTTTAGAAACATACCCAACCCTCAATCGAACATTCCCACTACCTCCCTTAATGGGTAGTGGAGGAGGGTGATTGAAAGAAGGAAGTGAATAGCGGGAAGCAATCACAGAGCAATGCTGAGCATATTTCCGACTTCAAAAGCAAAAACAATCcgttaaattaaaaattcaaaacactATTTCTTACCAAATGGTAAATATAAAAGGATCACCTGATATCCAGAGCAAGCATTGGGTCAAGAGGATAGGCGATTGCATGGAAAGGTTGCACACTGGGTAAAACTGACATCTATGGGATGAACAAGATGTAAGACTAAACATagttagggaaaattgtaatttgtaaagttACAATATATTGATTATCAACTGTTTGCAACAGGACTACTGAAAGACTAAGCAGGTTGTGTAGAGACCTTAATCTGCCTTTGAAGTATTCCTTCAACTTCAATGAACATCTGTTCCCGATTATCCCAGTCACAAACGCACTGTAAagtaaaaattcaaatgaagTAAATATGTAGACAAAACAGAACCCAAATGGAAAATCATTTTCACATCCCCCTAATAGTATTGAGACATCTGTATTCTCTCCATGACTCCATTTATTGTTCTAGTAGAAAAAACCAATTCATGAACATCAAACATGCAAATAAAACTTTTAGAGTCCGTTTATTAATTGgagaaattttcaattaattttctttttcttttcggaaaaatgaaaaattggagaatggaaaacaaaaaaaaaaaacatatttcctTGCATAGTTTTCCAGTTTTGATAAAGCATAAATCATTTCATCTATAACCACCATTTTCATTACCTACAAACTTCTACTTCACCTATCTATCTACTCCTACCACCACCTACCAACCCCACCCTCATCCTTATTTACTTACATATCGACCCACCAGACCACTATGACTATATCATTACCATCTTCTCTAGTTCTCTTACTATATCATTACCATCTTCTCTAGTTCTCTTACTTTACCCACTATCATCTGTCTTCTCTAGTCTCCATCTACTTGTACCAATATTATCGTACATACATGCACTTAGGGTTAGACATTATTCATATTATCTTAATTAAAactcaaaaattgatttttagaTTTTGAGTGAACCTCATAAGTTATTGATTGGTTTAGATATTTTTAGTTCTGTTAtgtctatatataaatttggttcggatattgTATgttaaaatttcacatataataGACTTGgaagaaaattttttatatatattttactccAACCGAACATATCcataaatattttgaatatcaTGTTCTAAAAAATTACTTATAGCGCTATAGTctaaaaaacttaagtttgtaTAATGAATGCAGAAAATGGGTGCTTGTAAACATGTTTCCAAAactgaaaacagaaaacagagaatgaaaaaacAGAAAACTGTGGCATGTTGCAGCCTGCAGGTATAACTCGACTGCATAAAGATAATTATAGAAATGCCCCTTTTTGGTATAGTGTTTTGGGTTAGCCATTGCATAAAACTGGTGGACATGACTCGCTAATGAAGTGCTCACTCCCTGAGGAAAGAAACTTCattgatatttaaaaataaaatttatgcacACCTGTAATGTGTGAAGTAGATTGCAAGTTGCTTCTGGGAAGTCAGGCCGTAGAATCAATGCCTGTCTGTAGCTTTTTATGGCCACTTCCACATTGCCACTACATGTTTCCAAACCAAAACATAGGATTTAAAGaaacttaatataattaatcccacatacacacacacactcataGAGAAGAGTGGCAATATTCAACTAAACTGAAACATATATTATCATCTACCTGTCCTTGTAAGCTGAAGCTAAATTGGCATGGGCCTCAGCCATAGATGGCCTGATGGCAATAGCTCGGAGATAGTCCTGAATTGCTTCATTAACCCTCCCAATCTCTTTATAAGTATTACCCCGATTCACATGTCCGTCAGCTGCCAACGGATCAATCCGTAGAACCTCATTATAGCAAGATATAGCATCCGCATAGCTAccctaaaaatgaaattaaaaaaagaagattatTGGCAAAGCCAAGTCAATTTCTTgacaagaaagaaagagaagcAAATATCGGTTGAGATAATAAGTTGTTGGGTATCTAGAGACATCTACATGTCCTCCATCCAATCCTTGTGTTGCAAGTGTTAGCACTTTTATTTCCCTAGTAAGTAAGATGGAGCTTTAGTTTTCACCCTCCCGCCCTGCAGGTAACAGTTTTCTATTGAAATTCA contains these protein-coding regions:
- the LOC116015409 gene encoding cysteine proteinase inhibitor B encodes the protein MAKSTLNLFLFLLLSLLAIALSGAQVNALGRKVGGRTEIEDVKTNKEVQQLGRYCVEEYNKGLKQKKQGTGRLLSFSEVVKAEKQVVNGIKYYLRISASTAVGEANTFDAVVVVKPWAKSKELLSFAPATPSK
- the LOC116015408 gene encoding probable UDP-N-acetylglucosamine--peptide N-acetylglucosaminyltransferase SEC, whose product is MLSLQADPRQYHLQQVAQEQQQQNQQLISRILYDGSGLAGGDQRVDSSSSALSATASTNITPDVAREIDEDMLVTLAHQNYKAGNYNQALENCKAVYEKNPQRTDNLLLFGAIYYQLHDFDMCIAKNEEAIRVNPHFAECYGNMANAWKEKGNIDVAIRYYLVAIEFRPNFADVWSNLASAYMRKGRLTEAAQCCRQALALNPRLVDAHSNLGNLMKTQGLVQEAYTCYVEAIRIQPTFAIAWSNLAGLFMEAGDLNRALQYYKEAVKLKPNFPDAYLNLGNVYKALAMPQEAIMCYQRALQVRPDYAMAFGNLASLYYEQGNLDMAILNYRGAISCDAGFLEAYNNLGNALKDSGRVEEAIHCYHQCLSLQPNHPQALTNLGNIYMDWNLVSAAAQCYKATLVVTTGLSAPFNNLAIIYKQQGSYADAISCYNEVLRIDPLAADGHVNRGNTYKEIGRVNEAIQDYLRAIAIRPSMAEAHANLASAYKDSGNVEVAIKSYRQALILRPDFPEATCNLLHTLQCVCDWDNREQMFIEVEGILQRQIKMSVLPSVQPFHAIAYPLDPMLALDISRKYAQHCSVIASRYSLPSFNHPPPLPIKGGSGNVRLRVGYVSSDFGNHPLSHLMGSVFGMHEKENVEVFCYALSPNDGTEWRLRIQSEAEHFKDVSSMSSDMIARMINEDQIQILINLNGYTKGARNEIFAMQPAPIQVSYMGFPGTTGATYIHYLVTDEFVSPTRYSHIYSEKLVHLPHCYFVNDYKQKSCDVLDPDCLPKRSDYGLPEDKFIFACFNQLYKMDPEICTTWCNILKRVPNSALWLLRFPAAGELRLRAYAAAQGVQPDQIIFTDVAMKQEHIRRSSLADLFLDTPLCNAHTTGTDVLWAGLPMVTLPLEKMATRVAGSLCLATGLGDEMIVNSMKEYEEKAVSLALDRPKLQDLTNRLKVARITCPLFDTERWVRNLERAYFKMWNLYCSGQHPLPFKVIENDKEFPYDR